Proteins from a genomic interval of Zingiber officinale cultivar Zhangliang chromosome 1B, Zo_v1.1, whole genome shotgun sequence:
- the LOC122043422 gene encoding subtilisin-like protease SBT4.3 yields the protein MPQVYIVYMGAQHVSQYPTYELHLNLLKEILVNCSPSESLVYSYQQSFSGFAAKLSIDEADKLNERDGIVSVFRSKTLKLRTTRSWDFLNFPQSVNRNPPLESDVIVGMLDSGIWPKSKSFNDKGLGPPPKKWKGTCVNMTCNNKIIGARYYNSFGDYTSNEPSPRDFKGHGTHTASTAVGRSVSHASLYGLAKGTARGAVPSARLAVYKVCWAFGCTDQDILAAFDDAISDGVDIISLSIGGSNSLDYFQDSIAIGSFHAMANGILTSAAAGNNGPKHGTVCNVAPWMVSTAASSIDRHIIDKVVTGDHISTLGASVNTFATTNRFHPLIYLPGNAITSPGDCRMPDKNVVKGKILLCNLLSYETFNKGIQGLISIDDSSLNISFLFPIPFIVISSLDGLNLLNYINNTKNPVANIQKSEAVFDSEAPLVASFSSRGPNLITPDILKPDISAPGIDILAAWSRLASVSNLPIDTRVVNYNIISGTSMACPHVTGVAAYVKSFHQNWSPAAIMSALMTTAKPMYPSAGQDQLSYGAGQLNPAKAVDPGLVYDAGASDYVQMLCDSGYNETMIRIVTGDSSSCSSSTSTGTARDLNYPSMALHVQSGKAFAAKFLRTVTNVGSARRGKYKAEVRADRRLNVVVNPSKLRFSELNEKRQFTVSVSGGPLPGNSTAPATVIWSDGKHLVRSVMVVYTDFSS from the exons ATGCCGCAGGTTTATATTGTGTATATGGGAGCTCAACACGTATCCCAGTACCCAACTTACGAACTCCATCTTAATTTGCTCAAAGAAATTCTCGTGAACTG TTCACCTAGTGAGTCTTTGGTGTATAGCTACCAACAGAGTTTCAGCGGATTTGCTGCCAAACTTTCGATTGATGAGGCCGACAAGTTGAACG aAAGGGATGGAATAGTTTCGGTGTTTCGTAGTAAAACCCTGAAGCTTCGCACAACGAGATCATGGGATTTCCTCAACTTCCCACAGAGTGTTAACAGAAATCCTCCATTGGAAAGTGACGTCATCGTCGGAATGCTCGATTCTGGAATATGGCCGAAATCCAAGTCCTTCAATGATAAGGGATTGGGACCTCCGCCGAAGAAATGGAAGGGTACTTGCGTAAACATGACATGCAACAA TAAAATCATCGGGGCACGCTACTACAATAGCTTCGGCGATTACACGTCGAACGAACCATCGCCGCGCGACTTCAAAGGTCACGGGACGCACACAGCTTCCACCGCCGTCGGCCGGAGCGTCTCCCACGCCAGCCTCTACGGCCTCGCTAAGGGCACTGCCCGAGGGGCCGTGCCTTCAGCGAGGCTAGCGGTGTACAAGGTGTGCTGGGCGTTCGGGTGCACCGATCAAGACATCTTGGCAGCGTTTGACGATGCAATCTCCGACGGTGTCGACATCATCTCTCTGTCAATCGGCGGCTCTAATTCTCTGGATTATTTCCAGGACTCGATAGCTATCGGCTCCTTCCATGCTATGGCGAATGGAATTTTGACATCGGCCGCCGCTGGGAACAACGGGCCGAAACATGGCACGGTCTGCAACGTGGCACCGTGGATGGTGTCGACGGCGGCAAGCAGCATCGATAGGCACATCATTGACAAGGTGGTCACCGGTGATCACATTTCCACTTTG GGAGCTTCTGTCAATACGTTTGCGACAACAAATAGGTTTCACCCGTTGATCTACTTACCGGGAAATGCAATTACTTCTCCAGG GGATTGTCGTATGCCAGATAAAAACGTGGTGAAAGGAAAGATTCTTCTCTGCAACTTACTCTCTTACGAAACTTTTAATAAGGGCATTCAAGGACTGATATCTATAGATGACTCTTCACTTAATATTTCCTTCTTATTCCCAATTCCATTCATTGTAATCAGCTCATTGGATGGCCTCAACCTTTTGAACTACATAAACAACACAAA AAATCCTGTGGCTAACATCCAAAAAAGTGAAGCAGTTTTCGACTCCGAGGCTCCCTTGGTCGCTTCCTTCTCATCGAGAGGCCCCAATTTAATCACCCCTGACATCTTGAAG CCTGATATAAGTGCTCCAGGAATTGACATTTTGGCCGCCTGGTCACGGCTTGCATCGGTGTCAAACCTCCCCATCGACACAAGGGTCGTCAACTACAACATAATCTCGGGAACTTCCATGGCTTGCCCGCATGTAACCGGTGTCGCCGCCTACGTCAAGTCTTTCCACCAAAACTGGTCGCCGGCAGCCATCATGTCTGCGCTCATGACGACAG CCAAACCGATGTATCCTTCCGCCGGCCAAGACCAATTATCGTATGGAGCCGGCCAACTGAACCCGGCGAAGGCCGTCGACCCAGGTCTTGTCTACGACGCCGGTGCCAGTGACTACGTGCAAATGCTCTGCGACTCGGGCTACAACGAAACCATGATCAGGATCGTCACCGGCGACTCCAGTTCCTGCTCTTCTAGTACCAGTACTGGAACGGCGAGGGATCTCAATTACCCATCCATGGCCTTACATGTTCAGTCTGGCAAAGCCTTCGCTGCCAAGTTCTTGAGAACAGTGACCAACGTCGGCAGCGCCCGACGCGGCAAGTACAAGGCCGAGGTCCGGGCTGATCGCAGACTTAATGTGGTGGTGAATCCTAGTAAGTTGAGGTTTTCGGAGTTGAATGAGAAGAGACAGTTCACTGTGTCGGTTTCTGGCGGGCCATTGCCAGGGAACTCGACGGCGCCGGCGACGGTCATTTGGTCGGACGGGAAGCATCTGGTGAGGAGTGTGATGGTTGTCTACACCGATTTCTCATCTTGA